From one Nodosilinea sp. PGN35 genomic stretch:
- a CDS encoding ShlB/FhaC/HecB family hemolysin secretion/activation protein, which yields MAPDVQAHFREYRDGAVAYASVMWQQDGQFYRVQFPTAERQNMLYMALEMANSSPLTGRANSSLTRQSDLSGFRGEGTSYTAVSPSVAPPLAATDAPHPPAPVDLATLQILESRVFSPSEIQQMLAQLQTTPVPSTVEDVLDRLTQEYLNRGYITSRAVLTDIPGSDQPAVGFVEGFLSDIEITGTQRVNESYIRSRLEQVEGPPLNLDILEERLRLLRVDPLFNNVEATLRPDPSGNPGGSILAVVVSEADPIVYGLSLNNESAPSIGAEQFRLNVAHFNLSGVGDRLSAGYSRSFAGGLSHFEAAYQVPISPTDGTLRFAGNVINTRVVESPFDRLGVQGSTSRYALWLRQPLIRRPQEELALSLGFTHTAGQTFLFDRLPTPFGFGPDADGFSRTSVIGFAQDYVYREPSGAWAFNSQFNFGTSLFDATTNDYPIPDGQFLSWQGLAQRVQRLGNNHLLIAQFNVQLTPDALLPSESFTIGGVNSVRGYRQGARSGDNGLRFSLEDRITVRRDGAGRPMVILSPFLDLGSVWNHPDNPNTILGQSFLMGSGLGLQLQNLPWLDGLSLKFDYGLPLVYSGDRGSNLQDYGFYFGINYNSNQRQ from the coding sequence TTGGCTCCCGATGTACAGGCCCATTTTCGAGAATATCGAGACGGCGCTGTGGCCTATGCCTCGGTCATGTGGCAGCAGGATGGCCAGTTTTATCGGGTGCAATTTCCGACGGCTGAGCGGCAAAATATGCTCTATATGGCCCTGGAGATGGCCAATAGCTCACCTTTGACCGGCAGGGCGAATTCTTCTCTGACGAGGCAAAGTGATTTGTCAGGTTTTAGGGGTGAGGGGACAAGCTATACCGCCGTTAGCCCCTCCGTTGCCCCACCTTTGGCGGCCACCGATGCCCCCCACCCCCCTGCGCCAGTTGACCTGGCCACCCTGCAAATACTAGAGAGCCGGGTTTTTAGCCCCTCTGAGATTCAGCAGATGCTGGCGCAGTTGCAGACCACCCCTGTGCCCTCCACCGTTGAGGATGTTCTCGATCGCCTCACCCAGGAGTACCTCAACCGGGGCTACATCACCTCCAGGGCGGTGCTGACGGACATTCCCGGCAGTGACCAGCCCGCCGTCGGCTTTGTGGAGGGCTTTCTCTCAGATATTGAGATCACCGGTACCCAGAGGGTAAACGAGAGCTACATTCGCTCGCGCCTGGAGCAGGTTGAGGGGCCGCCCCTCAATTTAGATATCTTGGAGGAGCGACTGAGGCTGCTGCGGGTTGATCCGCTGTTTAATAATGTCGAGGCGACCCTGCGCCCTGACCCCAGCGGCAATCCGGGGGGCAGCATTCTAGCTGTTGTGGTGAGCGAGGCCGACCCCATTGTCTACGGTCTGAGCCTCAACAACGAATCGGCCCCGAGCATTGGGGCTGAGCAGTTTAGGTTAAACGTTGCCCATTTCAATCTCAGCGGTGTGGGCGATCGCCTCTCCGCTGGCTATTCTCGCTCTTTTGCAGGCGGGCTCAGCCATTTCGAGGCGGCCTACCAGGTTCCCATCAGCCCTACCGACGGCACCCTGAGGTTTGCGGGCAATGTGATCAACACCCGCGTGGTGGAGTCGCCTTTTGACAGGCTAGGGGTGCAGGGCAGCACCAGTCGCTATGCCCTGTGGCTGCGCCAACCCCTGATCCGCCGCCCCCAGGAAGAATTGGCACTTTCCCTGGGGTTTACCCATACTGCGGGTCAGACCTTTTTGTTTGACCGTCTACCGACGCCCTTTGGGTTTGGCCCTGATGCGGATGGGTTTAGCCGCACCAGCGTCATTGGCTTTGCCCAAGACTACGTCTACCGCGAGCCCTCGGGGGCCTGGGCCTTTAACTCCCAGTTCAACTTTGGCACTTCGCTGTTCGATGCCACCACCAACGACTACCCGATCCCCGACGGGCAGTTTTTGAGCTGGCAGGGTCTGGCCCAGCGGGTGCAGCGCCTGGGCAACAACCATCTGCTGATTGCGCAGTTTAATGTACAGCTCACCCCCGATGCCCTGCTGCCCTCGGAGAGTTTTACCATCGGCGGGGTTAACTCGGTGCGGGGCTACCGCCAGGGGGCGCGATCGGGCGACAACGGGCTGCGCTTTTCGCTCGAAGACCGGATCACGGTCAGGCGCGACGGGGCGGGGCGACCGATGGTGATTTTGTCGCCCTTTCTCGACTTGGGCTCGGTGTGGAACCACCCCGACAACCCCAACACGATTTTGGGCCAGTCGTTTTTGATGGGCAGCGGGCTGGGGCTACAGCTGCAAAATCTGCCCTGGCTAGACGGCCTCAGCCTTAAATTCGACTATGGCCTGCCGCTGGTTTATTCGGGCGATCGCGGCAGCAATCTGCAAGACTACGGCTTTTACTTCGGCATTAACTACAACTCCAACCAACGCCAGTGA